A portion of the Cryptomeria japonica chromosome 5, Sugi_1.0, whole genome shotgun sequence genome contains these proteins:
- the LOC131876060 gene encoding 18.1 kDa class I heat shock protein-like has protein sequence MALTPFFRRGISAWDPWENSLFDPWLPISRVWDAMDFSVPTSASSFSRDAMAVANTRVDWKETPEAHIFTADLPGLRKEDLKIDLVEKNTLRISDERHREQDERTDQWHRVERSSRQFMRQFCLPKNVNVDGIFAKLENGVLTVNTPKTQPDAANGGNVKSIDIGSAYNMRIGLCESFMYQISIVL, from the exons ATGGCTTTGACTCCATTTTTTAGAAGGGGCATCAGCGCATGGGATCCATGGGAGAACAGCCTATTCGATCCATGGCTTCCAATTTCTCGCGTGTGGGATGCCATGGATTTCAGTGTGCCCACATCGGCCTCTTCATTTTCAAGGGATGCCATGGCCGTGGCCAACACAAGGGTTGACTGGAAGGAAACCCCTGAAGCTCATATCTTCACCGCCGATTTGCCGG GACTAAGGAAAGAGGATCTGAAAATCGATTTAGTGGAGAAGAATACTCTGCGAATAAGCGATGAGAGGCACAGAGAACAAGATGAAAGGACGGATCAGTGGCATCGTGTTGAGCGGTCGAGCAGGCAGTTTATGAGGCAATTCTGTCTGCCTAAAAATGTGAATGTGGACGGCATTTTTGCAAAGCTGGAGAACGGGGTTTTGACTGTGAACACTCCCAAAACACAGCCTGATGCTGCTAATGGCGGCAACGTTAAAAGCATTGACATTGGCAGCGCTTACAATATGAGAATTGGACTGTGTGAGAGTTTTATGTATCAGATTTCGATAGTACTATAA